From Brassica rapa cultivar Chiifu-401-42 chromosome A06, CAAS_Brap_v3.01, whole genome shotgun sequence:
ATTTCTCATTGATTTCAAAGAAAAAATCATCAAATTTTCTACTGGTAACTTTAATGTTTTACATTTCCAATGTCCATCGATATCCTATACTCTGTTTAAATGCAAATATGTATTTGTGTAATCTATAGAACCATCATATTATTGGACtaacaatttatttaaaagaCTTGAAACTAAAACGAAAAATGTTTTGGCATAGTTATAAGTTTTAATTAATACtgtctctgtttctttttcCTTGTTTTTAAAATACGTACTGTTAGCCTCAATAAAACTAACTAAACCTGTCAATTTATCACGAACATGTAACGTATAAAGTATCAAAAAGTTTTAGTTACCAGTTTATTTGTCTTCGGTTATCCACAATACCTGCCAGTTTATAACATTCTACCTACCAAACTATAGACACTTTTTACTGTACATTTAATTTACAATTTGAGGAGTATATAGTTCAAACTTTTCtacttttcctttttcttgAAACTCGTTAAAGAGTAAAAAGATAAAAGTGAAAGTAATAGGGCAAAAGGGTAAAAAGCGAAAAGTAGGGAAGAAAGTGAAATTAAATGCTCGTCTCTACCACTTTCTTCAATACTAGCATTTAATTTTCGCCCCAGATCCCTAGCTTCCTTACACACATCCCTATCCGTTAAATTTCGTAGACAACAAACTTAATTGCAACAAGacgaatcctttttttttttataatagttattaaaTTTAACTCGAAAACCCTTtttgctttctctctctctctcctctgtttAGTGTCTGCTACGGGTCTCGTTTAAAGAAATCAGCAAACCCATGGATTCTTCTGTCACTCTCTCGCATGCACGAGAGCTCTCTTGTACGTTTAATTTAACCCCCACCccttttgttttcttcctcCCCATAACGACAAATCACTAATCTTTTTTGAATTTCTTCAATcctctgtttctctctctctctcacacactcTGTTTTCTCCGATTTGAAAGCAAGATGGTCTTCCCGTTGTCCTTTCAGCCAAAAGCATGAGACTTGAGACTACGGAATGGGTTGCGGAGGATCCAAAGTCGATGACCAACCGCTTGTGATTCTCTGTAGAGAGAGGAAAGAACTGATCAAAGCGGCGTCGTATCATCGCTCTGCTTTGGCCGCCGCTCACCTCGCTTACTTCCAGTCTCTCTGCGACGTCGGCGAGTCTATCAAACGCTTCGTCGACGAGGAGTTAGTCCTCGCTGGCTCCAACAACAACTCTTCGCCGCCGGACTCGCCCGTTCTCACTCTGCCTTCCGACCAAGGGAAGAAGAAACACAAGATCTCCTCTTCTTCGACCTCTGTTTCGCATTCCCTCGTCCAagaagatgaggaagaagacGGAGAAGGCTCGCATTTGCATTTGTCCTCTGGATCTGAGTTCGATTCCGGATCGGAATCTGGATCTGATGATTCTTTAGGTCATCATCATATCCATATCGAATCTAGCCCTAAAGTGAAAAAGGAACAACCTTTACCGGAAACTTACCCGCCCGGTTACCCACCAAGTTACCCGCCTGGTTATCCGCCGGGATATCAACCGGGTTACTCCTCCGGGTACCAGTATCCGGGCCAAGGATGGGGCTTTATGGGAGAGAACCCGAATCCGAACCAGTATCAGGGAATGTACTTCATGAAGAAGTCTGCGCCACCGTCTCGTCCGGTAGTGTTTCAGCCGGAGAATCACCGTGTGGAGAACGGGCAGTGGCCACAGGAGAATGGTTATGGATACTCCAATGCTGGTTATTATGGTTATCCTGAACAACAACGTAGAGCAGCGCCGCCGTCTCCGGCGAGGCCTCCACCGTCTCCTCCCACGGTTTCCACTTGGGACTTTCTGAATGTGTTTGATACTTACGATTACAACAGAGCTGGAGCTGGTGAAAGTTCTGGTTTTTATCCGGCTGCTAGTGGAGTTAAGTCGAATTCAAGCAGCCTTGATTCGAGGGAGGTGAGGGAGAGGGAAGGGATTCCTGAATTGGAAGATGAAACTGAGCAAGAAACGTTGAAACAGTCCAAGAGGAATAGTgttgagaagatgaaagagCATATACCTGAGAACGAGCCGAGCAAGTGGTCCCAACTTGATGAGAGGAAGATCAAGAAGAGAGGAGGAGACTCGGGTGAAGGAACATCGAGGGATGTGCCTATGGTAGAGAGTTCTTTTAGTTCAAAGACAGTGTCTTCGTTTACAAGCAGTGAAGAAGGATCTGAGTTTCACCATGTTAACGAAGGAGAAGAAAGGAATAGCAGTCACGGGCATGAGGCTGTTGCTAGGAAGAGCGTTGGAGAAGTGGAGGAAGAGTATGTGAGGAAGAAAGGAGTGAGCTTTGAGTTGGAGGAGAATATAGCAGCAACTTCTTTTGATGTTGAGTCTTCCAAGATAAGTAGCTTGTCTGCATTGTCGGTTCACGCCACTAGAGATCTAAGAGAAGTTGTGAAGGAGATAAAGAGTGAGTTTGAGGTTGCTTCTTCTCATGGGAAGGAAGTGGCTGTGTTGCTTGAGGTCAGCAAGTTGCCTTATCAGCAGAAAAGCTCCGGCCTTAAAGGTAATGAATGCTCTCTTTGCGTCTGAGATTGAACTGTTATGAATCATAGATTAGATTTGCATCACTTGAGACTTACCTtgttttctctctctagttATCTTATCTCGGATCATGTCATCACGCTCTCAGCCACAACCATCAATAAGGTTAACATCAAGGATACTGAAAATAG
This genomic window contains:
- the LOC103873018 gene encoding protein ROLLING AND ERECT LEAF 2 — translated: MGCGGSKVDDQPLVILCRERKELIKAASYHRSALAAAHLAYFQSLCDVGESIKRFVDEELVLAGSNNNSSPPDSPVLTLPSDQGKKKHKISSSSTSVSHSLVQEDEEEDGEGSHLHLSSGSEFDSGSESGSDDSLGHHHIHIESSPKVKKEQPLPETYPPGYPPSYPPGYPPGYQPGYSSGYQYPGQGWGFMGENPNPNQYQGMYFMKKSAPPSRPVVFQPENHRVENGQWPQENGYGYSNAGYYGYPEQQRRAAPPSPARPPPSPPTVSTWDFLNVFDTYDYNRAGAGESSGFYPAASGVKSNSSSLDSREVREREGIPELEDETEQETLKQSKRNSVEKMKEHIPENEPSKWSQLDERKIKKRGGDSGEGTSRDVPMVESSFSSKTVSSFTSSEEGSEFHHVNEGEERNSSHGHEAVARKSVGEVEEEYVRKKGVSFELEENIAATSFDVESSKISSLSALSVHATRDLREVVKEIKSEFEVASSHGKEVAVLLEVSKLPYQQKSSGLKVILSRIMSSRSQPQPSIRLTSRILKIAKSYNVQDVPEGFTANLSSTLEKLYAWEKKLYKEVKDEEKLRVIYEEKCKTLKKLDSLGAESSKIDTTRAAIRKLLTKLDVCIRSVDSISSRIHKLRDEELQPQLTQLIHGLIRMWRSMLKCHQKQFQAIMESKVRSLRANTGLQRDSGLKAILDLEMELREWCISFNDWVNTQKLYVESLNGWLSRCLHYEPESTEDGVAPFSPSRVGAPHVFVICKDWQEAMERISGDNVTNAMEGFATSLHELWERQDEEQRQRVKAEYVSHDFEKRLNDLRMERARVRMRNEQLQDGGASSERSVVLSESGRISALDDLKVDLDSMRKKLEEERARHKETIKLVNNAASSSLQSGLVPIFEALGNFTSQVVKAHEHVRFQQPQSSS